One part of the Chryseobacterium mulctrae genome encodes these proteins:
- a CDS encoding M1 family metallopeptidase, with protein MKKISYSILLVSGLAFGQFFEKGKTFTKQDTLKGSNTEFRNFWDVKKYELSVEADFQQKSIAGNNKISFEITKDISNPVFQIDLQQPMKADVVQCSFPTSKPFKREGDFIFISSHKNFKKGEKYTIDIGYSGNPTIAKRAPWDGGWIFTKDEKGNPWMSVADEGIGASVWLPTKDIWSDEPDNGIIMKIITPKNLVGVGNGRLISKKTENNKNIFTWEVKNPINAYSIIPNIGKYVNFKDSYTGEKGKLDLDYWVIDYNLEKAKKQFQQVKPMLKAFEYWFGPYPFYEDSYKLVDSPHLGMEHQSNIAYGNGYQNGYLGRDLSETGVGLNWDFIIIHESGHEWFANNITAKDQADMWIHEAFTNYSEVLFTENYMDKKSADMYAQGIQNNIENDVPIIGKYGVRNEGSGDMYAKGASMVHTMRQIINDDAKFRQILRGLNKDFYHQTVTTEQVEKYISEKAGFDFTSIFNQYLRTTDVPVLEYAQKGTDLKYRFVKGVKNLNLPIRFGEYTISPSESWQTLKLKNSDPVEFSKNYYIKYKQI; from the coding sequence ATGAAAAAAATATCTTACTCAATTTTATTAGTTTCAGGTTTAGCTTTCGGTCAGTTTTTCGAAAAAGGTAAAACATTTACAAAACAGGACACCTTAAAAGGTTCTAATACCGAATTCAGAAATTTCTGGGATGTAAAAAAGTATGAACTTTCTGTAGAAGCTGATTTTCAGCAAAAAAGTATTGCGGGAAATAATAAAATAAGTTTTGAGATTACCAAAGATATTTCAAATCCTGTTTTTCAGATTGATCTGCAACAGCCAATGAAAGCTGATGTTGTACAATGTAGCTTCCCTACTTCTAAACCATTTAAAAGAGAAGGTGATTTTATTTTTATTTCCTCTCATAAAAACTTTAAAAAGGGAGAAAAATACACCATTGATATTGGCTATTCCGGAAATCCGACGATTGCAAAAAGAGCACCTTGGGACGGAGGCTGGATTTTTACAAAAGATGAAAAAGGAAATCCGTGGATGAGCGTTGCCGATGAAGGAATTGGTGCTTCAGTCTGGCTTCCTACAAAAGATATTTGGAGTGACGAACCCGATAACGGAATCATTATGAAAATTATTACTCCAAAAAATTTAGTTGGAGTTGGAAACGGAAGATTAATCAGCAAAAAGACAGAGAACAATAAAAATATTTTCACCTGGGAAGTCAAAAACCCGATCAATGCCTATTCTATTATTCCGAATATCGGAAAATATGTAAATTTTAAAGATTCTTACACTGGAGAAAAAGGAAAACTGGATCTTGATTATTGGGTAATCGACTATAATTTAGAAAAAGCAAAAAAACAGTTTCAACAGGTAAAACCAATGCTAAAAGCGTTTGAATATTGGTTTGGTCCTTATCCTTTTTATGAAGATTCTTACAAATTGGTAGATTCCCCTCATTTGGGAATGGAACATCAGAGCAATATCGCTTACGGAAATGGTTACCAAAACGGATATTTAGGCAGAGATCTTTCAGAGACCGGAGTTGGTTTAAACTGGGATTTCATCATTATTCATGAAAGTGGACACGAATGGTTTGCCAATAATATTACGGCAAAAGATCAAGCCGATATGTGGATTCATGAAGCTTTCACCAATTATTCTGAAGTTCTTTTCACCGAAAATTATATGGATAAAAAATCTGCGGATATGTATGCGCAGGGAATTCAGAATAATATTGAAAACGATGTTCCTATTATCGGAAAATATGGAGTCCGAAATGAAGGAAGCGGCGATATGTATGCGAAAGGCGCAAGTATGGTTCATACGATGAGACAGATCATTAATGATGATGCAAAATTCAGACAAATTTTAAGAGGTTTAAATAAAGATTTTTATCATCAAACCGTTACAACCGAGCAAGTTGAAAAATATATTTCAGAGAAAGCAGGTTTCGATTTCACATCGATTTTTAACCAATATTTACGGACAACCGATGTTCCCGTTTTAGAATATGCTCAAAAAGGGACAGATTTGAAATACCGTTTTGTAAAAGGTGTAAAAAACCTAAACCTTCCGATAAGATTCGGTGAATATACCATCTCACCGAGTGAATCTTGGCAGACTTTGAAGCTTAAAAATTCAGATCCGGTAGAGTTTAGCAAGAATTATTATATTAAGTATAAACAGATTTAA
- the tatC gene encoding twin-arginine translocase subunit TatC: MAEDKDMSFFGHIGELRGHLIRSILAIVIAAVVVGFNINWIMDHIFFGPTRNDFPTFKLVNEFSQWILGEDSITLPDEFPVRVQRLYQQFNVMMAVSIFGGVVVAFPYIVWELWRFISPALHPNERKNSLFIINSVWILFMTGVLCGYFLILPFAVNFGVIFKISDIIIPLYDLSDYTTLFLQVVLGMGVVFLFPVLIYFLTNIGILNPKFMKTYRRHAIVLIMVVAAIITPADVLSMIMAALPLLLLYEFSIVMCGYTYKKVQKRDVALKTVQKS; this comes from the coding sequence ATGGCAGAAGATAAAGACATGTCCTTTTTCGGACATATTGGGGAATTGAGAGGGCATTTAATCCGCTCTATTCTTGCTATTGTTATCGCGGCAGTTGTTGTCGGTTTTAATATCAACTGGATCATGGATCATATCTTTTTTGGTCCTACCCGAAATGATTTCCCTACGTTTAAACTGGTGAATGAGTTTTCACAATGGATTTTGGGTGAAGACAGCATTACTTTACCTGATGAATTTCCGGTGCGAGTTCAGAGACTGTATCAGCAATTTAATGTGATGATGGCAGTTTCTATTTTTGGTGGAGTTGTGGTAGCTTTTCCTTATATCGTTTGGGAATTGTGGCGATTCATCAGTCCGGCTTTGCATCCTAATGAAAGAAAAAATTCGCTTTTCATTATCAATTCAGTTTGGATTTTATTTATGACCGGAGTTTTATGCGGATATTTCCTGATTTTACCTTTTGCGGTAAATTTTGGAGTTATTTTTAAAATTTCAGACATTATTATTCCGTTATATGACCTTAGTGATTACACTACTCTATTTTTACAGGTTGTTTTAGGAATGGGCGTTGTCTTTTTATTTCCGGTTTTAATTTATTTCCTTACCAATATCGGAATTCTGAATCCTAAGTTTATGAAAACGTACAGAAGACACGCTATTGTTTTGATTATGGTGGTTGCCGCAATTATTACTCCTGCTGATGTTTTGAGTATGATTATGGCTGCTTTACCGCTTTTATTATTGTATGAGTTCAGTATTGTAATGTGTGGTTACACTTATAAAAAGGTACAAAAACGTGATGTCGCTTTAAAAACGGTTCAAAAATCTTAA
- a CDS encoding KpsF/GutQ family sugar-phosphate isomerase — MERDNIISIAKSTLTIEISELEKLKERIGDEFVKAVELIHSATGKLIVVGIGKSAHVGNKIVATLNSTGTPSQFLHASEAIHGDLGVIQKQDVVLCISNSGNSPEITNLVSYLKDYSSALIGMTGNRKSKLAEFSDVILDTHVDLEACPNKLAPTSSTTNQMALGDALAVCLMEMNDFKENDFAKFHPGGSLGKNLTARVEQFLSSQKPQISEDSSIRDVIISISASSHGITVVTDNEKIIGVVTDGDLRRMLLKGDDISKVLAKDIMSANPKTIEKDVLAKEAMKILKDNNIGQLIVTENGQYFGIIDLHTLLDEGIN; from the coding sequence ATGGAAAGAGACAATATTATCTCAATAGCAAAAAGCACATTGACCATAGAAATTTCCGAACTGGAAAAATTAAAAGAAAGAATTGGAGACGAATTTGTAAAAGCAGTAGAACTGATTCATTCTGCTACCGGAAAACTTATCGTAGTTGGTATCGGAAAATCGGCTCATGTGGGCAATAAAATTGTTGCAACTCTAAATTCTACAGGAACTCCTTCTCAGTTTTTACATGCTTCGGAAGCAATTCACGGAGATTTAGGGGTTATTCAAAAACAAGATGTGGTTTTATGTATTTCCAATTCTGGAAATTCACCTGAAATTACCAATCTTGTTTCTTATTTAAAAGATTATTCTTCTGCACTCATTGGAATGACAGGAAACAGAAAAAGTAAACTTGCAGAATTTTCTGATGTTATCTTAGATACTCATGTAGATTTGGAAGCATGCCCAAATAAGCTGGCTCCAACAAGTTCTACAACCAATCAAATGGCTTTAGGCGATGCTTTGGCCGTATGTCTTATGGAAATGAATGACTTTAAAGAAAATGATTTCGCTAAATTTCATCCCGGTGGAAGTTTAGGTAAAAACTTAACAGCGAGAGTTGAGCAGTTCCTTTCTTCACAAAAACCTCAGATTTCAGAAGATTCTTCAATCAGAGATGTCATTATTTCTATCAGTGCATCAAGTCATGGAATCACGGTAGTAACAGATAACGAAAAAATCATCGGAGTTGTTACCGACGGAGATTTGCGAAGAATGTTATTGAAAGGAGATGATATTTCTAAAGTTTTGGCAAAAGATATTATGTCTGCAAATCCTAAAACAATCGAGAAAGATGTTTTGGCGAAAGAAGCCATGAAAATTTTAAAAGACAACAACATCGGACAATTAATTGTAACAGAAAACGGACAATACTTTGGAATTATTGATCTTCACACATTATTAGACGAAGGAATTAATTAA
- the recQ gene encoding DNA helicase RecQ, translating into MSAKKANLSGELKKYFGFSTFKGQQEEIINNLLNGKDIFVLMPTGGGKSLCYQLPALISEGTAIVVSPLIALMKNQVDAVNGLSSETGVAHVLNSSLNKTQTKQVFDDIKSGKTKLLYVAPESLIKEDYLEFLKDVKISFVAIDEAHCISEWGHDFRPEYRNLKQIIDKIADVPVIALTATATPKVQDDIQKTLGMSNALVFKESFNRANLFYEVTPKVNIDKEIVKFINKNKGKSGIVYCLSRRKVEEFAQLLQVNGINALPYHAGLDQKVRVANQDKFLMEEADVIVATIAFGMGIDKPDVRFVIHYDFPKSLESYYQETGRAGRDGGEGYCLAFYDPKDIEKLEKFLAQKPVSEREIGLQLLNEVVGYAETSMSRRQYILYYFGETFDPINGDGAKMCDNASNPPKLKDATADLKKTLELINETKEKFKSKDLISVIVGKETAVTKSYKLEQSSFFGFGKSEKDNYWKTILRQATVQNFLQKDIETYGVLKIAEKGQKVLSGDFKEPFLIAEDREFDLSQTKAESDQVQLQSSGGLDQNLFTLLKELRKKVAKKHGIPPYTVFMDPSLEDMTVQYPISVEEIAKIYGVGEGKAKKYGKEFADFIAKYVEDNNIERTQDMVLKQVANKSSHKVFIIQSTDKKIDLEDIARAKNLSMNDLLKEMERIVYQGTKLNIDYYIEDNFDEDVVDDFMEFMNESESDSMKVLLDEFGDELSDEEVRMLRIKFISDVAN; encoded by the coding sequence ATGAGCGCAAAAAAAGCCAATTTATCAGGCGAATTAAAAAAATACTTCGGATTTTCTACCTTTAAAGGACAGCAGGAAGAGATCATTAATAATCTCTTAAATGGAAAAGATATTTTTGTTCTTATGCCTACAGGAGGCGGTAAATCACTGTGTTACCAACTTCCGGCTCTTATTTCTGAGGGGACGGCAATTGTTGTTTCACCGCTTATTGCTCTTATGAAAAATCAGGTAGATGCAGTAAACGGACTTTCTTCTGAAACGGGTGTAGCCCATGTTCTTAATTCTTCTCTTAACAAAACTCAGACCAAACAGGTCTTTGATGATATAAAAAGTGGTAAAACAAAACTACTTTATGTAGCTCCGGAATCTTTAATTAAAGAAGATTATCTGGAATTTTTGAAAGATGTTAAAATATCTTTCGTTGCAATTGATGAAGCGCACTGTATTTCAGAATGGGGTCATGATTTCAGACCTGAATACAGAAATTTAAAACAAATCATCGATAAAATTGCAGATGTTCCTGTCATCGCTTTAACTGCGACAGCAACCCCTAAAGTACAGGATGATATCCAGAAAACTTTAGGAATGAGCAATGCTTTGGTGTTTAAAGAAAGTTTTAACAGAGCCAATTTGTTTTACGAAGTCACTCCAAAAGTTAATATTGATAAAGAAATTGTAAAATTTATCAATAAAAATAAAGGGAAATCAGGAATTGTTTATTGTTTAAGTCGAAGAAAAGTGGAAGAATTTGCCCAGCTTCTTCAGGTAAACGGTATCAATGCGCTTCCTTATCATGCAGGGCTCGATCAGAAAGTGAGAGTTGCCAATCAGGATAAGTTTCTGATGGAAGAAGCAGATGTAATTGTGGCAACGATTGCATTTGGAATGGGAATCGATAAACCGGATGTACGTTTTGTGATTCATTACGATTTTCCAAAATCTCTGGAAAGTTATTATCAGGAAACCGGTCGTGCGGGTCGTGATGGAGGAGAAGGGTATTGCCTTGCTTTCTACGATCCTAAAGATATTGAAAAACTGGAAAAATTCTTGGCTCAAAAACCTGTTTCTGAAAGAGAAATCGGCTTGCAGCTTTTAAATGAAGTAGTAGGTTACGCTGAAACTTCGATGAGCCGAAGACAGTATATTTTATATTATTTTGGTGAAACTTTTGATCCTATAAATGGTGACGGAGCCAAAATGTGTGACAATGCATCAAATCCGCCGAAGCTGAAAGATGCTACGGCTGATTTAAAGAAAACCTTAGAATTAATTAACGAAACGAAAGAGAAATTTAAATCTAAAGATTTGATTTCTGTAATTGTTGGAAAAGAAACAGCGGTTACAAAGTCGTACAAATTAGAGCAAAGCTCATTCTTTGGTTTTGGAAAATCTGAAAAAGATAATTACTGGAAAACAATTCTAAGACAGGCAACTGTACAGAATTTTTTACAGAAAGATATTGAAACATACGGTGTTTTAAAAATTGCCGAAAAAGGGCAAAAAGTCTTATCTGGTGATTTTAAAGAACCATTTTTGATTGCTGAAGACCGTGAATTTGATCTTTCACAGACAAAAGCAGAAAGCGATCAGGTGCAATTGCAGTCAAGTGGAGGTTTAGACCAAAACCTATTTACTCTTTTAAAAGAACTTAGAAAAAAAGTAGCCAAAAAACATGGGATTCCACCTTACACGGTTTTCATGGATCCTAGTTTGGAAGATATGACCGTTCAGTACCCTATTTCTGTTGAAGAAATTGCCAAAATCTACGGAGTCGGAGAAGGAAAAGCTAAAAAGTACGGAAAAGAATTTGCAGATTTTATAGCAAAATATGTTGAAGACAACAACATAGAACGTACTCAGGATATGGTTTTGAAGCAGGTTGCAAACAAATCTAGCCATAAAGTTTTTATCATTCAGAGTACCGATAAAAAAATTGACCTTGAAGATATTGCAAGAGCCAAAAATCTTTCGATGAACGATCTTTTGAAAGAGATGGAACGTATTGTTTATCAGGGTACAAAATTGAATATCGATTACTATATTGAAGACAATTTTGATGAAGATGTAGTAGATGATTTTATGGAATTTATGAACGAATCTGAAAGCGACAGTATGAAAGTTTTGCTTGATGAATTCGGAGATGAGCTTTCGGACGAAGAAGTAAGAATGCTGAGAATAAAATTTATCAGCGACGTAGCCAATTAA
- a CDS encoding glycosyltransferase translates to MNKKISVMFILPDLETGGAERIVTTIANHLSRDRFEPMILLLRKEGGYLHFLKKDVEIIDIDTERIRHSLKPILSQIYRRKPDIVFSGFGEVNAYLSVFIKLFPKIKFIARETNVVSEHVTRKEIKFFYHFYNNYQQIIAQSDDMMNDLVNNFNIKRNKITKINNPVDFEFINEKLLISTKPESFKYNYKNVVAIGNLSARKGFDNLLKVFSRLKNENIILHILGDGRDREILHQMKDFLGLKKVIFHGRQENPYQFLKFADLFILSSRYEGFPNVLLEAGACGTYSLANNCRGGINEIIQHNINGEIADIENHEDFSQKIMQILHQSYDQDAIKNSIKSRFSKEIILDRYEKILLDLIKK, encoded by the coding sequence ATGAATAAGAAAATTTCTGTCATGTTTATTCTGCCGGATCTTGAAACCGGAGGTGCAGAAAGAATCGTTACCACCATTGCAAATCATCTTTCCAGAGATCGTTTTGAGCCTATGATTTTGCTTTTACGGAAAGAAGGTGGTTACTTACATTTTCTAAAAAAAGATGTAGAAATTATTGACATCGATACCGAAAGAATCAGACATTCTTTAAAGCCTATTCTTTCACAAATTTACCGCAGAAAACCCGATATTGTTTTTTCGGGTTTTGGAGAAGTAAATGCATATTTGTCTGTATTTATTAAGCTTTTTCCGAAAATTAAATTTATTGCAAGAGAAACCAATGTTGTTTCGGAGCATGTTACACGAAAAGAAATAAAATTTTTCTATCATTTTTACAACAATTATCAGCAGATTATTGCGCAAAGCGACGATATGATGAATGATTTGGTGAATAATTTCAATATTAAACGAAATAAAATCACAAAAATCAATAATCCTGTAGATTTTGAGTTTATTAATGAAAAACTTCTGATTTCTACAAAACCCGAAAGCTTTAAATACAATTATAAAAATGTAGTTGCCATCGGCAATTTGTCTGCGCGAAAAGGATTTGATAATCTGTTAAAAGTTTTTTCAAGACTTAAAAATGAGAATATTATTCTCCATATTTTAGGAGATGGCAGAGATCGGGAGATTCTTCATCAGATGAAAGATTTTTTAGGTTTAAAAAAAGTTATTTTTCATGGAAGACAGGAAAATCCGTATCAGTTTCTGAAGTTTGCTGATCTGTTTATTCTTTCTTCGCGTTATGAAGGCTTTCCGAATGTTTTGTTGGAAGCCGGAGCTTGCGGAACATATTCTTTGGCGAATAATTGCAGAGGCGGAATCAACGAAATTATTCAGCACAACATCAACGGTGAAATTGCAGATATTGAAAATCACGAAGATTTTTCACAAAAAATTATGCAGATTTTGCATCAGTCATATGATCAGGATGCAATAAAAAATTCTATAAAATCTAGATTTTCCAAAGAAATTATTTTAGATAGATATGAAAAAATTTTATTAGATCTAATAAAAAAATAG
- the lpdA gene encoding dihydrolipoyl dehydrogenase, with amino-acid sequence MSQFDVTVIGSGPGGYVAAIRAAQLGFKVAIIEKYSTLGGTCLNVGCIPSKALLDSSEHFENAKHNFENHGIIINEPKADIARMIARKNEVVEQTTKGINFLMDKNKITVFEGLGSFESATQIKVTKNDGSSETIDSKYTIIATGSKPSSLPFITLDKERVITSTEALNLKEIPKHLVVIGGGVIGLELGSVYLRLGAQVTVVEFMDKIIPTMDGALSKELTKVLKKQGMKFMLSTAVSAVERNGDSVKITAKDKKGEEVTVEGDYCLVSVGRRPFTDGLGLEKAGVELDERGRVKTNDHLQTNVANIYAIGDVIKGAMLAHKAEEEGVFVAETLAGQKPHINYNLIPGVVYTWPEVAGVGKTEEQLKEEGVAYKIGTFPMRALGRSRASGDIDGLVKIIADEKTDEVLGFHMIGARAADLVAEGVIAMEFRASAEDIARSSHAHPTYAEAVKEAALDATGKRALHM; translated from the coding sequence ATGAGTCAATTTGATGTTACCGTAATCGGTTCCGGTCCTGGAGGTTATGTAGCTGCAATTCGCGCTGCACAATTAGGTTTCAAAGTAGCAATTATCGAAAAATATTCAACTTTGGGTGGAACATGCCTTAATGTTGGATGTATTCCTTCAAAAGCGCTTTTAGACAGCTCTGAGCATTTCGAAAATGCAAAGCACAATTTCGAAAACCACGGAATTATCATTAACGAGCCAAAAGCTGATATCGCAAGAATGATTGCGAGAAAAAACGAAGTGGTAGAGCAAACTACAAAAGGAATCAACTTCTTGATGGACAAAAACAAAATCACTGTTTTTGAAGGTCTCGGAAGCTTTGAATCTGCTACTCAAATTAAAGTGACTAAAAACGACGGTTCTTCGGAAACGATCGATTCTAAATATACAATCATTGCAACAGGTTCTAAACCTTCATCTTTACCTTTCATCACTTTAGATAAAGAAAGAGTGATTACTTCTACGGAAGCTTTAAATTTAAAAGAAATTCCTAAGCATTTGGTTGTAATCGGAGGTGGTGTAATTGGTCTTGAATTAGGTTCTGTTTACTTAAGATTAGGAGCTCAGGTTACTGTTGTTGAGTTTATGGACAAAATCATTCCTACAATGGATGGCGCTTTAAGCAAAGAATTGACTAAAGTTCTTAAAAAACAAGGAATGAAGTTTATGCTTTCTACAGCAGTTTCTGCGGTTGAAAGAAACGGAGATTCTGTAAAGATTACTGCAAAAGATAAAAAAGGAGAGGAAGTTACTGTTGAAGGAGATTACTGTTTGGTTTCTGTAGGAAGAAGACCTTTCACAGACGGACTTGGATTGGAAAAAGCGGGTGTTGAGCTTGACGAAAGAGGAAGAGTAAAAACAAACGACCATTTACAGACAAATGTTGCCAATATTTATGCAATCGGAGATGTAATTAAAGGAGCGATGTTGGCTCACAAAGCTGAAGAAGAAGGAGTTTTTGTTGCTGAAACTTTAGCTGGACAAAAACCTCACATCAATTATAACTTAATTCCTGGAGTTGTTTATACTTGGCCTGAAGTTGCAGGAGTTGGTAAAACTGAAGAGCAATTGAAAGAAGAAGGTGTAGCTTACAAAATCGGAACTTTCCCAATGAGAGCTTTAGGAAGAAGCCGTGCAAGTGGTGATATCGATGGTTTGGTGAAAATTATCGCTGACGAAAAAACGGATGAGGTTCTTGGTTTCCACATGATCGGAGCGAGAGCTGCAGATTTGGTTGCTGAAGGAGTAATCGCAATGGAATTCCGTGCAAGTGCAGAAGATATTGCAAGAAGTTCTCATGCTCACCCTACTTACGCTGAAGCGGTGAAAGAAGCTGCTTTGGATGCTACAGGAAAAAGAGCATTGCATATGTAA
- a CDS encoding FEKKY domain-containing protein: MKRTKALTLLEKEYIQQAKKDIEKDHVKYKFAGGFTEADYNEKTENKIDSIYKNYGITYFNTGCIVDFMDIKAQEKYEETVKPYLIKRNGKNWELKMKSEIDKIKN, from the coding sequence ATGAAAAGAACAAAAGCACTTACACTGCTTGAAAAGGAATACATACAGCAAGCTAAAAAAGACATTGAAAAAGATCATGTGAAGTATAAATTTGCAGGTGGATTTACTGAGGCTGATTATAATGAAAAGACAGAAAATAAAATTGACAGTATTTACAAAAACTATGGGATAACCTATTTTAATACAGGGTGTATTGTAGATTTTATGGATATTAAAGCCCAGGAAAAATATGAGGAGACTGTAAAGCCATATTTAATAAAAAGAAATGGGAAGAACTGGGAACTGAAAATGAAATCTGAAATAGACAAAATAAAAAACTGA
- a CDS encoding DUF4476 domain-containing protein, with protein MKKIFTVCSILSSLLFFAQEAGKAGELLKNEVSKREIESTTSKRQDSRNNNSDNSSGFRNSNNQNSTKIRPSNPNYQWNNNYGYAEVFLRIPEQGNFSVELADQLISNNSGKYRFFDLPSGRIPISIYENGFLMYRTTLNVRNNSRLVLDFFTNKGLYLLDSYPLQNGYYGFNNWNDIWNNPYGNSGNMGNINYPNVMDNQTFQQFFSKMKEDAWFDDKKIIFINQQGRHAMFTSDQISILVKDLSFDKNKIALAKSLFSKCVDKQKYFVVGDALDFESSRRDLMDFVSNY; from the coding sequence ATGAAAAAAATATTTACAGTTTGTTCAATCTTATCCAGTCTATTGTTTTTTGCACAGGAAGCAGGAAAAGCGGGTGAACTTTTAAAAAACGAAGTATCTAAAAGAGAGATTGAATCTACAACCTCCAAAAGGCAAGATTCTCGAAATAATAATTCAGATAATTCTTCAGGATTCAGAAATTCAAATAATCAGAATAGCACCAAAATAAGACCCTCCAATCCCAATTATCAATGGAATAATAATTACGGATATGCGGAAGTTTTTCTGAGAATTCCGGAGCAGGGAAATTTTAGTGTGGAATTGGCGGATCAGTTGATTTCAAACAACTCAGGTAAATATAGATTCTTTGATTTGCCATCGGGAAGAATTCCTATTTCAATTTACGAAAACGGATTTCTGATGTACAGAACGACTTTGAATGTTAGAAATAACAGCAGATTGGTTCTCGATTTTTTCACGAATAAAGGCTTGTATCTTTTAGATTCTTATCCGCTCCAAAATGGTTATTATGGTTTTAATAACTGGAATGATATTTGGAATAATCCTTACGGAAATTCAGGAAACATGGGAAACATAAATTATCCTAATGTAATGGATAATCAAACTTTCCAGCAATTTTTCAGTAAGATGAAAGAAGATGCTTGGTTTGATGATAAAAAAATTATTTTCATTAATCAGCAAGGTCGTCATGCAATGTTTACATCCGACCAAATAAGTATTTTGGTAAAAGATCTGAGTTTTGATAAAAATAAAATCGCTTTGGCTAAATCTTTATTCTCGAAATGTGTTGACAAGCAGAAATATTTTGTTGTTGGAGATGCATTAGATTTTGAAAGCAGCAGAAGAGATTTGATGGATTTTGTATCTAACTATTAA
- a CDS encoding CvfB family protein — protein MQLGKTQTLKISEKNNSGWMLESETGETAFMSKVFIREEKEIGDEIEVFVYQDDNKLKATTEIPLAEVGEFAVMTCVQSLPTGAFMDWGIIKDVFIPYKQQKAKIIEGKRYLVHLYVDNDLKLITGTTKFKRNPQYENLPFKQGDKVDLLMMNESELGWNVVVNKKYIGLIYTSDVYKKLYPLSEEEGFIKDIREDGKIDVSLQPVGFENIDEFKQKILNKLEENFGLLHLSDKSSPEEIKDELQMSKKNFKKALGGLYKDKIVDILEDKIKLV, from the coding sequence ATGCAACTCGGAAAAACCCAGACCTTAAAAATTTCAGAAAAAAACAATTCAGGATGGATGCTTGAATCAGAAACAGGCGAAACGGCTTTTATGTCTAAAGTTTTCATTCGTGAAGAAAAAGAAATTGGTGATGAGATTGAAGTTTTTGTGTATCAGGATGATAATAAACTGAAAGCTACAACTGAAATTCCTTTGGCTGAAGTAGGCGAGTTTGCAGTAATGACTTGTGTGCAAAGTCTTCCAACCGGTGCATTTATGGATTGGGGAATCATTAAAGATGTCTTCATTCCTTACAAACAACAGAAGGCAAAGATTATTGAAGGTAAAAGATATCTTGTGCATTTATATGTTGATAATGATTTGAAATTGATTACCGGAACAACAAAATTTAAAAGAAATCCACAGTACGAAAATCTTCCTTTCAAACAAGGGGATAAAGTAGATTTGCTGATGATGAATGAAAGTGAACTGGGCTGGAATGTAGTAGTCAACAAAAAGTATATTGGCTTAATCTACACTTCGGATGTTTATAAAAAACTGTATCCACTTTCAGAAGAAGAAGGTTTTATCAAAGATATCCGTGAAGACGGGAAAATTGATGTTTCGCTACAGCCTGTAGGTTTTGAGAATATCGATGAATTCAAACAAAAGATTCTTAATAAGTTAGAAGAGAATTTTGGATTACTTCACCTTTCAGACAAATCTTCACCAGAAGAAATTAAAGATGAATTGCAGATGAGCAAAAAGAACTTCAAAAAAGCTTTAGGCGGATTGTATAAAGATAAAATCGTAGATATTTTAGAAGATAAAATTAAGTTAGTTTAA
- a CDS encoding TetR/AcrR family transcriptional regulator — MSKQEKKDQTQELIKQTAKNLFFVQGKFDATTQEIADEAGVNRTLINYYFRSRDNLIQIIFDEAHRVEKEKSELIMNSDLPFKEKIANFIDGSLQTSLQYPYLETYIVSQINKGSCHKRDVEEDELKKLYADIEKEMELGNIEKMAPVQFVLNMISLLVFPSAVRPLFLENMMIDDKEFDALIADRKDIILNMLFKN, encoded by the coding sequence ATGTCAAAACAAGAAAAAAAAGATCAAACCCAAGAGTTAATCAAGCAAACCGCAAAGAATTTATTCTTTGTACAAGGTAAGTTTGATGCCACAACACAGGAAATAGCGGATGAAGCAGGTGTTAATAGAACACTTATCAATTATTATTTCAGATCCAGAGATAACCTGATCCAGATTATTTTTGATGAAGCTCACCGAGTAGAAAAAGAAAAGTCTGAATTGATTATGAATTCAGATCTGCCTTTCAAAGAGAAGATTGCCAATTTTATCGATGGCAGTTTACAGACAAGCCTTCAATATCCTTATTTGGAGACTTATATTGTTTCACAGATCAATAAAGGAAGCTGTCATAAAAGAGATGTGGAAGAAGACGAACTGAAAAAATTATATGCAGATATTGAAAAAGAAATGGAATTAGGGAACATCGAAAAGATGGCACCTGTACAATTTGTACTCAATATGATTTCGCTTTTAGTGTTTCCAAGTGCGGTGCGTCCTCTCTTTTTAGAGAATATGATGATTGATGATAAAGAGTTCGACGCGTTAATCGCAGACCGAAAAGATATCATTCTTAACATGCTTTTTAAAAATTAA